A region from the Cellvibrio sp. PSBB006 genome encodes:
- a CDS encoding LacI family DNA-binding transcriptional regulator: MAKATIDDVAELAGVSIKTVSRVVNKEPNVRPETRDKVLTAIAELDYRPNLSARSLAGNRSYVLGLLYGNPSANYVIDIQEGVLSICRPQGYDLLIHPCNHRDENLTKEIIDMIHQKRIDGLILTPPLSDNINVVNALRNINIPFVRVAPTRNKDVSPYVETNDEEASYDMTCQLIAMGHKRIGFICGHPDHLAVSHRYEGYKAALIENNIPLSEELVEQGFNSFESGEACAHNLLQRKPRPTAIFAANDDMAAGVMMVAHQSGIKIPEELSVAGFDDTPVAHQLWPSLSTIRQPIQQMAKKATDLLLKQLRGKDVQLPASMLSSSLIIRDSTGPAPKKKSVIGSN; the protein is encoded by the coding sequence GTGGCTAAAGCAACAATTGATGATGTAGCTGAGTTGGCCGGTGTATCCATCAAGACGGTATCGCGAGTTGTTAATAAAGAACCGAATGTGCGGCCGGAAACGCGAGACAAGGTGCTCACGGCAATAGCTGAGCTGGATTATCGCCCCAATCTGTCTGCCCGCAGTCTTGCTGGAAACCGTTCTTATGTATTGGGATTGTTATACGGTAATCCCAGTGCTAACTACGTGATTGATATTCAGGAGGGGGTGTTATCCATCTGCAGGCCTCAGGGATACGATTTGTTGATACACCCCTGTAATCATCGTGACGAAAACCTCACCAAAGAAATCATCGACATGATCCATCAAAAACGTATTGATGGGTTAATTCTGACACCGCCACTATCAGACAATATCAATGTGGTAAACGCGTTGCGGAATATCAACATTCCTTTTGTGCGTGTTGCGCCAACACGTAACAAAGATGTCAGTCCTTATGTGGAGACTAACGATGAAGAAGCTTCCTACGATATGACATGTCAGTTAATCGCCATGGGTCATAAAAGGATCGGATTTATTTGCGGTCACCCGGACCACCTCGCGGTATCCCATCGTTACGAAGGCTATAAGGCGGCACTGATTGAAAACAATATTCCCCTCAGCGAAGAACTGGTAGAGCAGGGCTTCAATTCATTTGAGTCCGGCGAAGCTTGTGCGCACAATTTATTGCAAAGGAAGCCTCGGCCAACCGCGATCTTCGCAGCAAACGATGATATGGCAGCGGGTGTGATGATGGTCGCCCATCAAAGCGGGATTAAAATTCCCGAAGAATTGTCTGTGGCCGGTTTTGACGATACACCGGTTGCCCATCAATTGTGGCCTTCACTCTCAACCATCCGCCAGCCAATTCAACAAATGGCGAAGAAAGCAACGGATCTGTTGTTGAAACAGTTGCGCGGTAAGGATGTGCAGCTGCCGGCAAGTATGCTGAGCTCCAGTTTGATTATCCGCGATTCCACGGGGCCCGCGCCGAAAAAGAAATCAGTTATTGGCTCTAACTAA
- the fucP gene encoding L-fucose:H+ symporter permease: MASIPQGSHQQHDSIDNADHTVPLIIITILFFMWGFLTCLNDVLIPHLKAVYTLNYVQAMLVQFCFFGAYFVVSLPAGYLIKKIGYQKGAVTGLIIAAFGCAMFYPASVTGYAVFLLALFILASGITVLQVAANPYVTVLGPAQTASSRLTLTQAFNSLGTTIAPYLGGLLILSTAVLTTTELQLLSTAEQEAYRAKEAASVQVPYLILASALVLLAVFFAFAKLPKIVHKDEDDLKGDIASNKPSALSHTHLLLGAIGIFVYVGAEVSIGSFLINFIGEKNIANLREAEAAHFVSYYWGGAMVGRFIGFAVMRYISPGKTLAFNATCSILLVLAATFSEGRTAMWALIAVGLFNSIMFPTIFSMALHKLGKFTGQGSGILCMAIVGGALVPLMQGALADVFGLQLSFLLPAACYLFILFFGVKYAGLYKTSPKTEPGHL, from the coding sequence ATGGCCAGCATCCCGCAGGGCTCGCACCAACAACACGATAGCATCGACAACGCAGACCATACTGTTCCACTCATTATTATCACCATTCTGTTTTTTATGTGGGGCTTTTTGACCTGCCTCAATGACGTTCTGATTCCGCATTTGAAAGCGGTTTACACACTCAATTATGTGCAGGCCATGCTGGTACAGTTCTGTTTCTTCGGGGCTTACTTTGTGGTTTCTTTACCGGCCGGTTATCTCATCAAAAAAATCGGCTATCAAAAAGGCGCAGTAACCGGATTAATTATTGCCGCCTTCGGTTGTGCCATGTTTTATCCCGCGTCCGTCACCGGCTATGCTGTCTTCTTGCTTGCATTATTTATCCTGGCTTCAGGTATCACCGTGCTTCAGGTTGCAGCAAATCCCTATGTCACCGTTCTCGGCCCAGCCCAAACCGCATCCAGTCGCTTGACGCTGACTCAGGCATTTAACTCGTTGGGAACCACTATTGCGCCTTATCTTGGCGGGCTGTTGATATTGTCGACAGCGGTACTCACTACCACCGAACTGCAACTGCTCTCGACAGCAGAACAGGAAGCTTATCGGGCAAAAGAAGCAGCTTCAGTACAGGTTCCCTATCTGATTTTGGCTTCAGCTTTAGTGCTCCTCGCCGTATTTTTTGCGTTCGCCAAACTGCCGAAGATTGTCCACAAAGACGAAGATGACCTCAAAGGTGATATTGCTTCCAATAAACCGTCAGCGTTATCACATACTCACCTCTTGCTGGGGGCCATCGGTATTTTTGTTTATGTCGGTGCAGAAGTTAGTATTGGTAGCTTTCTGATTAACTTCATCGGCGAAAAGAATATCGCAAACCTGCGTGAGGCCGAAGCGGCGCACTTCGTCAGTTACTACTGGGGCGGAGCAATGGTCGGTCGCTTTATTGGCTTCGCCGTAATGCGCTACATCAGTCCGGGTAAAACCTTGGCATTCAATGCAACCTGCTCAATCCTCCTGGTACTTGCAGCTACCTTCTCCGAAGGGCGCACGGCAATGTGGGCATTGATTGCGGTGGGATTATTTAATTCTATTATGTTCCCGACAATCTTCAGCATGGCATTGCACAAGCTGGGCAAATTTACTGGTCAGGGTTCAGGTATTTTGTGTATGGCTATCGTCGGTGGTGCATTGGTTCCGCTGATGCAGGGCGCACTGGCTGATGTCTTCGGTTTGCAATTGTCCTTTTTGTTACCCGCTGCATGTTATTTGTTCATCCTGTTCTTCGGTGTGAAGTATGCCGGTTTATATAAAACCTCACCTAAAACTGAACCAGGGCATTTATAA
- the moaE gene encoding molybdopterin synthase catalytic subunit MoaE — protein sequence MISVQSADFDVAAEYTALTSNDVDAGAVVLFVGRVRELNLSRQVTGLLLEHYPGMTEKALEEILVEAQSRWQLTRCRIIHRTGLLTLGDQIVLVGVTSPHREQAFAAAEFLMDYLKTRAPFWKKEMTGAGDYWVDAQEKDRESAQRWEQKK from the coding sequence ATGATTTCAGTGCAGTCTGCAGATTTTGATGTTGCTGCCGAATATACGGCATTGACCAGTAATGATGTCGATGCCGGGGCGGTGGTGTTATTTGTCGGGAGAGTACGCGAGTTAAACCTATCGCGTCAGGTCACTGGCCTTTTGCTTGAACATTACCCTGGTATGACCGAAAAAGCGTTGGAAGAAATCCTGGTAGAAGCTCAATCGCGTTGGCAACTTACTCGCTGCCGAATTATTCATCGCACCGGACTTTTAACCTTAGGGGACCAAATTGTGCTGGTGGGTGTTACCAGTCCACACCGCGAACAAGCGTTTGCTGCAGCGGAATTTCTGATGGATTATTTGAAAACACGCGCGCCATTCTGGAAAAAGGAAATGACCGGCGCTGGAGATTATTGGGTTGATGCGCAGGAAAAGGATAGGGAATCTGCCCAACGTTGGGAGCAGAAAAAATAA
- the moaD gene encoding molybdopterin synthase sulfur carrier subunit → MNTMIKVLFFARLREQLGCDLVEIEPLGVDTVEDLRRRLVQQYPHWIDFLEDTKLLVAVNQTLVKAGHPVMKGDEVAFFPPVTGG, encoded by the coding sequence ATGAACACCATGATTAAAGTCCTTTTTTTTGCGAGATTGCGCGAACAACTGGGTTGTGATCTCGTTGAGATTGAGCCCCTGGGTGTAGATACAGTGGAAGATCTTCGTCGGCGATTAGTACAGCAATATCCGCACTGGATAGATTTTTTGGAAGATACAAAGCTGCTGGTTGCTGTTAATCAAACACTGGTTAAAGCAGGACATCCTGTGATGAAGGGAGATGAAGTTGCTTTTTTCCCTCCGGTTACGGGAGGTTGA
- the moaC gene encoding cyclic pyranopterin monophosphate synthase MoaC, translating into MALTHIDEQGKASMVDVSDKPMTCREARAFARISMQPETLKQILNNALKKGDVLAVARIAGIQAAKKCADLIPLCHPLALTKVAVEFEIKEELNSVDILSYCKLTGQTGVEMEALTAASVAALTIYDMCKAVDMDMVIQQICLLEKNGGRRGHYRRDLTVDEHHD; encoded by the coding sequence ATGGCCTTAACCCATATTGATGAACAAGGTAAAGCCAGTATGGTGGACGTCTCCGACAAGCCAATGACTTGTCGTGAGGCGCGGGCTTTCGCGCGTATTTCCATGCAACCGGAAACACTCAAACAAATCCTGAATAACGCCTTAAAAAAAGGCGATGTTCTGGCTGTCGCACGTATTGCTGGTATTCAGGCTGCAAAAAAATGTGCTGATCTGATACCACTTTGTCATCCGCTTGCATTGACAAAAGTTGCTGTTGAATTTGAGATTAAAGAAGAATTAAACAGTGTGGATATCTTGAGTTATTGCAAATTGACCGGACAAACCGGCGTTGAGATGGAAGCATTGACTGCTGCCAGTGTAGCCGCGTTAACAATCTACGACATGTGCAAAGCTGTTGATATGGATATGGTGATACAACAGATTTGTCTGTTGGAGAAAAATGGTGGTCGACGCGGGCATTATCGACGTGACCTGACGGTTGATGAACACCATGATTAA
- a CDS encoding YdiY family protein produces MIRPSILLAGAVSVFSPFVMAQDDENKPWTVSTELGVIATSGNTETTSVQGKIDAKQRLTRWHNHYIFSALFKEDQVTQDDGTKTTEKTAEKYFGSIKSAYQLESEHSNFFVFGSHTEDEFGSYETYSTVAVGYGTRLYNGETMQLDAEIGPGYFRGERVLEDESIQRESGVILRGAASLAWQISPSAEFKQTLSVESGEDNTRTVAESSLSTRINDAMQMKVGFNVANDTDVAPDKEKTDTMTYVNLVYNF; encoded by the coding sequence ATGATCAGACCATCTATTCTCCTGGCCGGCGCGGTTTCAGTATTCTCTCCTTTTGTTATGGCTCAGGATGACGAGAACAAACCGTGGACCGTTTCGACGGAGCTGGGTGTTATTGCAACATCGGGTAATACGGAAACCACCAGCGTGCAAGGTAAAATTGATGCGAAACAGCGCCTCACTCGCTGGCACAATCACTATATTTTTAGCGCATTATTTAAAGAAGATCAGGTGACGCAGGATGACGGCACCAAGACAACAGAAAAAACAGCAGAGAAATATTTCGGCTCCATCAAAAGCGCTTATCAATTAGAAAGTGAACACTCCAATTTTTTCGTGTTTGGTTCGCATACCGAAGATGAATTTGGTTCATACGAAACATATAGCACCGTCGCTGTGGGTTACGGTACCCGTTTGTACAACGGTGAAACCATGCAGTTGGACGCGGAAATCGGTCCGGGTTATTTCCGTGGTGAGCGTGTGCTAGAGGATGAGAGCATCCAGAGGGAAAGCGGGGTAATCTTGCGGGGTGCTGCCAGCCTTGCCTGGCAAATAAGCCCGTCAGCAGAGTTTAAACAAACTTTGAGCGTGGAGTCGGGAGAGGACAACACCCGCACGGTGGCGGAATCTTCTCTAAGCACACGTATTAACGATGCGATGCAAATGAAAGTAGGTTTTAACGTAGCCAATGATACGGATGTTGCACCGGATAAAGAAAAAACCGACACAATGACCTACGTTAACCTCGTTTATAATTTTTAA